A genomic window from Bordetella genomosp. 9 includes:
- the ftsY gene encoding signal recognition particle-docking protein FtsY gives MLNFFKKKSPAPAPEPAQAPKPAEPAGRDAQIPVPPATAPDAPPRRPDEHAPWPAARVEPTIDLGGTSARVPGAGGAGVSAAPAPDLPAPSVPAPGVPAPGVPTPGVPTSGLAPSSQSTPAPAPLAVPATPPVPPSAATPAQTTSAAAPVEQPGKKSWLQRLKQGLSRTGQSIGGLFVGVKVDENLFEELETALIMADAGVEATETLLNALRARVKKERIEDAARVREVLRQILADHLRPLERRFELGRAAPLVIMIAGVNGAGKTTSIGKLANTFQQQGASVLLAAGDTFRAAARQQLMEWGARNNVTVIAQEGGDPAAVAFDAVNAGRARGVGVVMVDTAGRLPTQLHLMEELKKIRRVVGKADPAAPHEVLLVVDGNTGQNALAQIRAFDAAINLTGLVVTKLDGTAKGGTLAAVAAGSQGVRPVPVYWIGVGEGLEDLQPFVADEFAAALLGMSN, from the coding sequence ATGCTGAATTTCTTCAAGAAAAAATCCCCCGCGCCCGCCCCTGAGCCCGCGCAGGCTCCCAAGCCTGCCGAGCCGGCCGGCCGCGACGCGCAGATTCCGGTTCCGCCCGCCACGGCGCCCGACGCCCCGCCGCGGCGTCCGGATGAGCACGCCCCGTGGCCGGCGGCCAGGGTGGAACCCACCATCGACCTGGGCGGCACGTCCGCGCGCGTTCCGGGTGCCGGCGGCGCGGGCGTATCCGCCGCGCCGGCGCCAGACCTGCCCGCGCCCTCCGTGCCGGCACCTGGCGTGCCGGCGCCCGGCGTGCCGACGCCCGGCGTGCCGACGTCCGGCCTGGCCCCGTCCAGCCAGTCGACGCCCGCACCGGCGCCGCTGGCGGTACCCGCGACGCCCCCGGTCCCGCCATCCGCCGCGACGCCGGCGCAGACCACGTCCGCCGCCGCGCCGGTCGAGCAGCCCGGGAAAAAATCCTGGCTGCAGCGCCTCAAGCAGGGCCTGTCGCGCACCGGCCAGAGCATCGGCGGCCTGTTCGTCGGCGTCAAGGTCGACGAAAACCTGTTCGAGGAACTGGAAACGGCGCTCATTATGGCCGATGCCGGCGTTGAAGCCACCGAGACGCTGTTGAACGCGCTGCGCGCCCGTGTCAAGAAAGAACGCATCGAAGACGCCGCCCGGGTGCGCGAAGTACTGCGGCAGATCCTGGCCGACCATCTGCGGCCGCTGGAACGCCGCTTCGAGCTGGGCCGGGCGGCCCCGCTGGTGATCATGATCGCCGGCGTGAACGGCGCCGGCAAGACGACGTCCATCGGCAAACTGGCCAACACCTTCCAGCAGCAGGGCGCCAGCGTGCTGCTGGCCGCGGGAGACACCTTCCGCGCCGCCGCGCGCCAGCAGTTGATGGAATGGGGCGCCCGCAACAACGTCACCGTGATCGCCCAGGAAGGCGGCGACCCCGCCGCGGTGGCATTCGATGCCGTCAACGCCGGCCGCGCCCGTGGCGTGGGTGTGGTCATGGTCGATACCGCCGGGCGGCTGCCGACGCAGCTGCACCTGATGGAAGAGCTCAAGAAGATCCGCCGTGTCGTCGGCAAGGCCGATCCCGCGGCGCCCCATGAAGTGCTGCTGGTCGTCGACGGCAACACCGGCCAGAATGCCCTGGCGCAGATACGGGCTTTCGATGCGGCGATCAATCTGACCGGCCTGGTGGTGACCAAGCTGGACGGCACGGCCAAGGGCGGCACCCTGGCCGCGGTGGCCGCCGGCAGCCAGGGGGTGCGGCCGGTACCGGTCTACTGGATCGGGGTGGGCGAAGGCCTGGAAGACCTCCAGCCCTTCGTCGCCGACGAGTTCGCCGCCGCCTTGCTGGGCATGTCGAACTGA
- a CDS encoding ATP-binding cassette domain-containing protein: MDGDGLAIDARDIGKRFAVKTARRHVQALDGVTLHVARGTVTALVGPDGAGKTTFLRLVAGLMRPDAGQLRVLGYDVVRDPQAVQERISYMPQRFGLYTDLSVQENLDLYADLHGVPADARRERYARLLEMTDLARFTERLAGKLSGGMKQKLGLACTLVRSPDLLLLDEPTVGVDPLSRRELWEIIDRMVRDESLTVLVATAYMDEAERCACVHVLHEGGLLAGGAPAAIAARAEGLCYVVPAPPGEAPRARQARLLDRHDQVVDAVPRGGEVRFILRPGGDIDALGGEAADARAVPARLEDGFMVLLRARVDEAGDADDMASAAASADGPAGARETPARGGEPAIEVRDLIRKFGDFTAVDRTTFNVARGEIFGLLGPNGAGKTTTFRMLCGLLPASGGTARVAGMDLRTARAQARSRIGYVSQAFALYGDLSAAENLRFFGGAYGLHGAHLRERIAAVTEQFALRQHLDQPAGQLPGGIKQRLAMAVGLLHEPDILFLDEPTSGADPLARRAFWRRITALAQTGTTIVITTHFMEEAEYCDRIVIQDAGKLLALGTPDEVRAQAGATAEHTMTMEDAFIGIVERGRNGASTARPGSAAMHAEGAGHTGPGGTPGDRPAEARP; this comes from the coding sequence ATGGACGGCGACGGCCTGGCCATCGACGCGCGGGACATCGGCAAACGCTTCGCCGTGAAAACGGCGCGCCGCCACGTGCAGGCGCTGGACGGCGTCACGCTGCACGTCGCGCGCGGCACCGTCACGGCCCTGGTCGGCCCGGACGGGGCGGGCAAGACCACTTTCCTGCGACTGGTCGCCGGCCTCATGCGTCCGGACGCCGGGCAACTGCGGGTGCTGGGCTATGACGTCGTCCGCGATCCGCAGGCCGTGCAGGAACGCATCAGCTATATGCCGCAGCGTTTCGGGCTGTACACGGATCTCAGCGTGCAGGAAAACCTGGACCTGTATGCCGACCTGCATGGCGTGCCGGCCGACGCGCGGCGCGAACGCTACGCCCGCCTGCTCGAGATGACGGACCTGGCGCGCTTCACGGAGCGCCTGGCCGGCAAGCTGTCGGGCGGCATGAAGCAGAAGCTGGGATTGGCCTGCACGCTGGTGCGTTCGCCCGACCTGCTGCTGCTGGACGAGCCCACGGTGGGCGTCGACCCGCTGTCCCGGCGCGAACTGTGGGAGATCATCGACCGGATGGTGCGCGACGAATCCCTGACCGTGCTGGTCGCCACGGCGTACATGGACGAAGCGGAGCGCTGCGCCTGCGTGCATGTGCTGCACGAGGGCGGCCTGCTCGCGGGCGGCGCGCCCGCCGCCATCGCCGCGCGCGCGGAAGGCTTGTGCTACGTCGTGCCGGCGCCGCCGGGCGAGGCGCCGCGCGCGCGCCAGGCACGGCTGCTGGACCGTCATGACCAGGTGGTCGACGCCGTGCCGCGCGGTGGAGAGGTGCGATTCATCCTGCGCCCCGGCGGCGATATCGATGCGCTGGGCGGCGAGGCCGCGGATGCGCGGGCCGTGCCAGCCCGGTTGGAAGATGGCTTCATGGTGCTGCTGCGCGCGCGCGTCGACGAGGCGGGCGACGCCGACGACATGGCCAGCGCGGCCGCCTCGGCCGACGGCCCGGCGGGAGCCCGGGAAACCCCGGCGCGGGGCGGCGAGCCCGCGATCGAAGTCCGTGACCTGATCCGCAAATTCGGCGATTTCACCGCGGTGGACCGCACCACGTTCAACGTCGCGCGCGGCGAGATCTTCGGCCTGCTCGGCCCGAACGGCGCGGGCAAGACCACGACCTTCCGCATGCTGTGCGGCCTGTTGCCGGCCAGCGGCGGCACGGCGCGCGTGGCCGGCATGGACCTGCGCACGGCGCGTGCGCAGGCGCGATCGCGCATCGGCTACGTATCGCAGGCCTTCGCGCTGTACGGCGACCTGTCCGCCGCCGAAAACCTGCGTTTTTTCGGCGGCGCCTATGGCCTGCATGGCGCGCATCTGCGCGAACGCATCGCCGCGGTCACGGAACAGTTCGCCTTGCGCCAACATCTGGACCAACCCGCCGGACAACTGCCCGGCGGCATCAAGCAGCGGCTCGCCATGGCGGTCGGCCTGCTGCATGAGCCCGACATCCTGTTCCTGGACGAACCGACCAGCGGCGCCGATCCGCTGGCGCGCCGCGCGTTCTGGCGCCGCATCACCGCGCTGGCGCAGACGGGCACGACGATCGTCATCACCACGCACTTCATGGAAGAAGCCGAATACTGCGACCGTATCGTGATCCAGGATGCCGGCAAGCTGCTGGCGCTGGGCACGCCCGACGAGGTCCGCGCCCAGGCGGGCGCGACGGCGGAACACACGATGACCATGGAAGACGCCTTCATCGGCATCGTCGAACGTGGGCGCAATGGCGCGTCGACGGCAAGGCCTGGCAGCGCCGCGATGCATGCGGAAGGTGCCGGCCATACCGGCCCGGGCGGGACGCCGGGCGATCGACCGGCGGAGGCACGCCCATGA
- a CDS encoding benzoate/H(+) symporter BenE family transporter: protein MPEHVSLGGRAGALRGDLSLSAIVAGLVAVVVSFGGTAVLMVQAGHTVGLDAARIGSWLGSICLALGLGGVWLSMRTRLPIVLAWSTPGAALLITALAGVPFAEAVGAFVVAAALALVCGLLGWVDPIARRIPPQIASAMLAGVLLNFGIGVFGAMGRQAALVLPMALVYLIFKRYAPRYAILAVLATGLAAAAAQGLLSFGGAEWHMTEFVWTTPVFTWRAVISLAVPLFVVGMASQNLPGLAVLQAAGYRDVPASRVIAVSGGVGLVAAPFGAHSVTLAAIIAAICAGREAHPDPARRYVAAVAYGAAYVVLSVAAGAVAVFFQALPPPLIAALAGLALLAPIMGGMAAAMRDEPGREAALITLLATASGMTFWGVGSAFWGLAAGLVAHAFMSGLRKG from the coding sequence ATGCCTGAACACGTGAGCCTGGGCGGCCGCGCCGGCGCGCTGCGCGGCGATCTTTCCCTTTCCGCCATCGTCGCCGGTTTGGTGGCGGTCGTCGTCAGTTTCGGCGGCACCGCCGTGCTGATGGTGCAGGCTGGCCACACCGTCGGCCTGGACGCCGCGCGCATCGGATCCTGGCTGGGATCGATCTGCCTGGCCCTGGGCCTGGGCGGCGTGTGGCTAAGCATGCGCACCCGCCTGCCCATCGTGCTGGCATGGTCCACGCCTGGGGCGGCGCTGCTGATCACCGCACTGGCCGGCGTGCCCTTCGCCGAAGCCGTCGGCGCCTTCGTCGTCGCGGCCGCGTTGGCGCTGGTGTGCGGCCTGCTCGGCTGGGTCGACCCGATCGCGCGCCGCATTCCGCCGCAGATCGCTTCCGCCATGCTGGCCGGCGTGCTGCTGAACTTCGGCATCGGCGTCTTCGGCGCGATGGGGCGGCAGGCCGCGCTGGTGCTGCCGATGGCGCTGGTTTACCTGATCTTCAAACGCTACGCGCCCCGCTACGCCATCCTGGCCGTGCTGGCCACGGGACTCGCGGCCGCCGCCGCGCAAGGGCTGTTGAGTTTCGGCGGCGCGGAATGGCACATGACCGAGTTCGTCTGGACCACGCCCGTCTTCACGTGGCGCGCGGTCATCAGCCTGGCCGTGCCCTTGTTCGTGGTCGGCATGGCGTCGCAGAACCTGCCCGGGCTGGCGGTGCTGCAGGCCGCCGGCTACCGCGACGTGCCGGCTTCACGCGTGATTGCCGTGAGCGGTGGCGTGGGACTGGTCGCGGCGCCTTTCGGCGCGCACAGCGTGACGCTGGCGGCCATCATCGCGGCCATCTGCGCCGGGCGCGAGGCGCACCCCGATCCGGCGCGGCGTTATGTCGCCGCCGTCGCCTACGGGGCGGCCTATGTCGTATTGAGCGTCGCCGCCGGCGCGGTGGCGGTGTTTTTCCAGGCATTGCCGCCGCCCCTGATCGCCGCCCTGGCGGGGCTGGCCCTGCTGGCGCCCATCATGGGCGGCATGGCGGCCGCCATGCGCGACGAACCCGGCCGCGAAGCCGCGCTGATCACGCTGCTGGCGACCGCCTCCGGCATGACGTTCTGGGGCGTCGGGTCGGCATTCTGGGGACTGGCGGCCGGACTGGTCGCGCATGCCTTCATGAGCGGCCTGCGCAAAGGCTGA
- a CDS encoding AsmA family protein: MKKWTKRISIGVAAVLALAVAAAAVFLLTFDPNAYKDRLQAWVQERYHRTLTIEGDIDATLFPRLGLTLQGVTLSEPNSSDTFASMETARMSVAIWPLLSRHIILDHASFSGVKARVVRDKQGRLNFQDLLGEPRQPRPATPEPADQDRSSGPAPTIDIAGLDIKDGEIQLQDDANGRALVISQLNARTGRMRIDEPFDASVSAHVQGANPRFDTDIAGKAVVRLDPEAQRYEVRALDLKVSGQLPDANARNLTARGNLGYDGKTGALDANAIELVFQGDIANVEGGTASADASLAAERLRADPASGAILASKLTIRAKGTLPRGPFEFAADAPALDVSSTAASGDAVSARVRIAGPDSVDARLAIDGISGNSSHLAVAQAKLAADIRQGDRGWNVSAASPMSLDLRQRAGAMPTMAGELVVTAPGLPGGAMRVPYTGALRADLAKKSADVALDAQIEGGKLTLTADATQLGAKPAVRFALNADALDLDKLLPDAAARPSTAPSVPQPGTAPGGPAATNAAPAPAAKPGSGAASPTPATAGAPAGAAAPAGVATGASAPAAVPAQAAAQPGAIDLSALVGPTAQGTVKAGRLVVQGVTMQNLAASVKLAQGKLDVAPLTANLYNGKLAGSVALDATRDNALTTRFTLDGVAIGPLLTDLTQRSSLTGVGSVSANLSTHGARSTAMRDNLAGTLQLRLRDGAIKGFDVARSLRELKQLILGGKGGASDDVAADTSRETTFTRMDADLAIAAGVATIKKLDVASPVIRLSEGSPAIIDLPKGTLDVVANVRLADPPPVDLRELRGVAVPVHVAGPYDHLRYRVDWRSVAGDAVTRTLERALGGEGADQQDNESRRDRLRDLGKMLKGITGK; this comes from the coding sequence ATGAAGAAGTGGACCAAACGCATATCGATAGGCGTGGCGGCCGTGCTCGCCCTCGCCGTTGCGGCGGCCGCGGTCTTTCTGTTGACCTTCGATCCCAACGCCTACAAGGACCGCTTGCAGGCCTGGGTGCAGGAGCGTTATCACCGCACGCTGACCATCGAGGGGGACATCGATGCCACGCTGTTCCCGCGCCTGGGACTGACGCTGCAGGGCGTCACGCTGTCGGAGCCCAATAGCAGCGATACGTTCGCGTCGATGGAGACGGCGCGCATGTCCGTGGCGATATGGCCGCTGCTGTCGCGCCACATCATCCTGGACCACGCCAGCTTCAGCGGCGTGAAGGCGCGCGTGGTGCGCGACAAGCAGGGCCGGCTGAATTTCCAGGATCTGCTGGGCGAACCCAGGCAGCCACGGCCGGCGACGCCCGAGCCGGCGGACCAGGACCGTTCGTCCGGTCCCGCGCCGACCATCGACATCGCCGGGCTGGATATCAAGGATGGCGAGATCCAGTTGCAGGACGACGCCAACGGACGCGCGCTGGTCATTTCGCAGTTGAATGCGCGCACGGGCCGCATGCGCATCGACGAGCCCTTCGACGCCAGTGTGTCGGCGCACGTCCAGGGCGCCAATCCGAGATTCGACACGGACATCGCGGGCAAGGCCGTCGTGCGCCTGGATCCGGAGGCCCAGCGCTACGAAGTGCGCGCGCTGGACCTGAAGGTGTCCGGCCAATTGCCTGACGCCAACGCCCGCAACCTGACCGCGCGCGGCAACCTGGGCTATGACGGCAAGACGGGGGCCCTGGACGCCAACGCCATCGAGCTGGTGTTCCAGGGCGATATCGCCAACGTGGAAGGCGGGACGGCCAGCGCCGACGCCAGCCTGGCGGCGGAACGCCTGCGCGCCGATCCGGCCAGCGGCGCCATCCTGGCATCCAAGCTGACGATCCGCGCCAAGGGCACGCTGCCGCGGGGCCCCTTCGAATTTGCCGCCGACGCGCCGGCCCTGGACGTCTCGTCCACGGCGGCTTCCGGCGATGCCGTCAGCGCGCGGGTGCGGATCGCGGGCCCCGATAGCGTGGATGCGCGGCTCGCCATCGACGGGATCAGCGGCAACAGCAGCCATCTTGCCGTCGCGCAGGCGAAGCTCGCCGCCGATATCAGGCAGGGGGACCGGGGTTGGAACGTCAGCGCCGCGTCGCCCATGTCGCTGGACCTGCGCCAGCGCGCCGGCGCCATGCCGACCATGGCGGGCGAATTGGTCGTCACCGCGCCGGGCCTGCCGGGCGGCGCCATGCGCGTCCCGTACACGGGCGCGCTGCGTGCGGACCTGGCGAAGAAGTCGGCCGATGTCGCGCTGGATGCCCAGATAGAGGGCGGCAAGCTGACCTTGACGGCGGATGCCACGCAACTGGGCGCCAAGCCGGCGGTCCGTTTCGCCTTGAATGCGGATGCGTTGGACCTGGACAAGCTGCTGCCGGACGCGGCGGCCCGGCCATCGACGGCGCCATCCGTGCCGCAGCCGGGGACCGCGCCCGGCGGGCCCGCGGCCACCAACGCCGCGCCCGCGCCCGCCGCCAAGCCGGGCAGCGGTGCGGCAAGCCCGACGCCCGCGACGGCCGGTGCTCCAGCCGGCGCCGCGGCGCCGGCGGGTGTGGCCACCGGGGCGTCCGCGCCCGCGGCCGTACCCGCGCAGGCAGCGGCCCAGCCGGGCGCCATCGACCTGTCCGCCCTGGTCGGGCCGACCGCGCAGGGCACCGTCAAGGCGGGCCGCCTCGTCGTGCAGGGCGTCACCATGCAGAACCTGGCCGCCAGCGTCAAACTGGCGCAAGGCAAGCTGGACGTCGCGCCGCTCACGGCCAACCTCTACAACGGCAAGCTGGCCGGAAGCGTGGCCCTGGATGCGACCCGCGACAACGCGCTCACCACCCGCTTCACGCTGGATGGCGTGGCGATAGGTCCGTTGCTGACCGATCTGACCCAACGATCCTCGCTGACCGGCGTGGGCAGCGTGTCGGCGAACCTCAGCACCCACGGCGCCCGGTCCACGGCCATGCGGGACAACCTGGCGGGCACCCTTCAGCTGCGGCTGCGCGACGGCGCCATCAAGGGCTTCGACGTCGCCCGCTCCCTGCGCGAACTGAAGCAGCTGATACTCGGCGGCAAGGGCGGCGCATCCGACGACGTGGCGGCCGATACGTCGCGCGAAACCACCTTTACCCGCATGGATGCCGACCTGGCCATTGCCGCGGGCGTGGCCACCATCAAGAAGCTGGACGTCGCGTCGCCGGTGATACGCCTGAGCGAAGGCTCGCCGGCCATCATCGACCTGCCCAAGGGCACACTGGATGTCGTCGCGAACGTGCGGCTGGCCGACCCGCCGCCGGTGGATCTGCGCGAGCTGCGCGGCGTGGCGGTGCCCGTGCACGTGGCCGGCCCGTACGACCACTTGCGCTATCGGGTGGATTGGCGATCCGTGGCCGGTGACGCCGTCACGCGGACGCTGGAACGCGCGCTGGGCGGCGAGGGCGCCGATCAGCAGGACAACGAATCGCGCCGGGATCGCTTGCGCGACCTGGGCAAGATGCTTAAGGGGATAACCGGGAAATGA
- the coaD gene encoding pantetheine-phosphate adenylyltransferase: protein MIIAVYPGTFDPLTRGHEDLVRRAAALFDEVVVGVAHSRNKKPFFNIEERVAIAREVLGHYPNVRVESFGGLLKDFVREQNGRVIVRGLRAVSDFEYEFQMAGMNRHLLPDVETLFMTPSDQYQFISGTIVREIAQLGGDVSKFVFPSVERWLQEKAKVHREQSWPR from the coding sequence ATGATCATCGCTGTTTACCCCGGCACATTCGACCCGCTCACCCGCGGTCACGAGGACCTCGTACGGCGCGCCGCCGCGCTGTTCGACGAGGTCGTGGTCGGCGTTGCCCATAGCCGCAACAAGAAGCCCTTTTTCAATATCGAAGAACGGGTCGCGATCGCGCGCGAAGTCCTGGGGCATTACCCCAACGTGCGCGTCGAAAGCTTCGGCGGCCTGCTGAAGGATTTCGTGCGCGAACAGAATGGCCGCGTGATCGTGCGCGGCCTGCGCGCGGTGTCCGACTTCGAATATGAATTCCAGATGGCGGGCATGAATCGCCACCTGCTGCCGGACGTCGAAACGCTGTTCATGACGCCGTCCGATCAGTACCAGTTCATTTCGGGCACCATCGTGCGCGAGATCGCTCAACTGGGCGGGGACGTCAGCAAATTCGTCTTCCCGTCGGTCGAGCGTTGGCTGCAGGAAAAAGCCAAGGTGCACCGCGAGCAGAGCTGGCCGCGATGA
- a CDS encoding MOSC N-terminal beta barrel domain-containing protein produces the protein MSTRYHPVAQCGGLDDPRAADYDRRWLAVNSGGQWITRDACPRLADITVELRFGYLVLRAPGMLRIDIPLDVIEDDDSVRTAVLVGQQAVDVVDEGELAAAWISNFTGIPCRLMKVHPDMGPVRWPE, from the coding sequence ATGAGCACTCGATACCACCCCGTCGCGCAGTGCGGCGGCCTGGACGATCCACGCGCCGCCGACTACGACCGCCGCTGGCTGGCGGTGAACTCCGGCGGACAATGGATCACGCGCGACGCCTGCCCCAGGCTGGCGGACATCACGGTCGAATTGCGTTTCGGCTATCTGGTGCTGCGCGCGCCCGGCATGTTGCGCATCGATATCCCGCTGGATGTCATCGAAGACGACGACAGCGTGCGCACCGCCGTGCTGGTCGGCCAGCAGGCCGTCGACGTCGTCGACGAAGGCGAGCTCGCGGCGGCGTGGATATCCAATTTCACGGGGATTCCATGCCGCTTGATGAAGGTGCATCCGGACATGGGGCCGGTCCGCTGGCCGGAGTAA
- a CDS encoding HlyD family efflux transporter periplasmic adaptor subunit, giving the protein MKKKTAILVVVVLLAAAAAVFWTLNRNHSDPNRLTLYGNVDIRQIALAFDGSDRIAEMKVDEGDRVRAGQVLARLDTRTLALELAQARADVAMREQSLLRLRNGSRPEEVQQAQAQVIAAQADADLAARQLKRLQGVAGDTAGRGVSRDDLDNAASRLRVAQAQLDNRQQSLRLAKVGPRKEDIAEAEAALQAARAQADLLQHRLDLAELKAPRDAVVRARLLEPGDMASPQRPVYTLAIYDPKWIRAYVNETDLGRVKMGMAAQVYTDSYPGQAVNGKVGYISSVAEFTPKNVQTETLRTSLVYEIRVLVEDPEDRLRLGMPATVAIALDPVTAGAAR; this is encoded by the coding sequence ATGAAGAAAAAAACAGCCATCCTAGTCGTCGTTGTGCTGCTGGCGGCGGCCGCCGCCGTCTTCTGGACGTTGAATCGCAACCACTCCGATCCGAATCGCCTGACGCTCTACGGCAACGTCGATATCCGCCAGATCGCCCTGGCATTCGATGGCAGCGACCGCATCGCGGAGATGAAGGTGGACGAAGGCGACCGCGTCCGCGCGGGCCAGGTGCTGGCGCGGCTGGATACCCGCACGCTGGCCCTGGAATTGGCGCAGGCGCGCGCCGACGTGGCGATGCGCGAGCAATCGCTGCTGCGCCTGCGCAACGGGTCGAGGCCGGAAGAAGTCCAGCAGGCCCAGGCGCAGGTGATCGCCGCCCAGGCCGATGCCGACCTCGCCGCCCGGCAGTTGAAGCGCCTGCAGGGCGTGGCCGGCGACACCGCGGGCCGCGGCGTCAGCCGGGACGACCTGGACAATGCCGCCTCGCGCCTGCGGGTGGCGCAGGCACAGCTGGACAACCGCCAGCAGAGTCTGCGCCTGGCCAAGGTCGGCCCGCGCAAGGAAGATATCGCCGAGGCCGAAGCCGCCCTGCAAGCCGCTCGCGCCCAGGCGGATCTGCTGCAACACCGCCTGGACCTGGCCGAACTGAAAGCGCCGCGCGACGCGGTGGTCCGCGCCCGGCTGCTGGAACCCGGCGATATGGCCTCCCCCCAACGGCCGGTCTACACGCTGGCCATCTACGATCCCAAATGGATACGCGCCTACGTCAATGAAACCGACCTCGGCCGCGTGAAGATGGGCATGGCGGCGCAGGTCTATACCGACAGCTATCCCGGCCAGGCCGTGAACGGCAAGGTCGGCTATATCTCATCGGTGGCGGAGTTCACGCCGAAGAACGTGCAGACCGAAACCCTGCGCACCAGCCTGGTGTACGAAATCCGCGTGCTGGTCGAAGACCCCGAGGATCGCCTGCGCCTGGGCATGCCGGCCACCGTGGCCATCGCCCTGGACCCCGTCACGGCGGGAGCTGCGCGCTGA
- a CDS encoding TetR/AcrR family transcriptional regulator: MPPRSPPAATPSPARPRADGEVTRANILEAAGQLFAERGYADTTSKAICARAKTNIAAVNYYFGSRDGLYLALLREVHKRVMSMDFLRGVADSGLPVEDKLGVFLEGLVSAIVDASSWHTRLWAREILSPSPLLSQVIREEALPKFQVLSGIVAEITGLPLDTPELTCCVLSVLAPCLVLLVLAPGVESPLQVLFDCPAAELAARMKALALQGLRGPLKIA; encoded by the coding sequence ATGCCGCCCAGAAGCCCGCCAGCCGCGACGCCGTCGCCCGCGCGTCCACGCGCCGACGGCGAGGTCACTCGCGCGAATATCCTCGAAGCGGCCGGCCAGCTGTTCGCCGAACGCGGCTACGCCGACACCACCAGCAAGGCCATCTGCGCCCGCGCGAAAACCAACATCGCCGCGGTGAACTACTACTTCGGCAGCCGCGACGGGCTCTATCTCGCGTTGCTGCGCGAAGTGCACAAGCGCGTGATGAGCATGGATTTCCTGCGCGGCGTGGCCGACAGCGGACTTCCCGTCGAAGACAAACTGGGCGTATTCCTGGAAGGCCTGGTCAGCGCCATCGTCGACGCAAGCAGTTGGCATACCCGGCTGTGGGCGCGCGAGATCCTGTCGCCTTCGCCCCTGCTGTCGCAGGTCATCCGCGAAGAAGCCCTGCCCAAGTTCCAGGTGCTGAGCGGCATCGTTGCCGAGATAACCGGCTTGCCGCTCGACACGCCCGAGCTGACCTGTTGCGTGCTGAGCGTGCTGGCGCCTTGCCTGGTGCTGCTGGTCCTGGCCCCGGGCGTGGAATCGCCGCTGCAGGTGCTGTTCGACTGTCCGGCGGCGGAACTGGCCGCGCGGATGAAGGCGCTGGCATTGCAGGGGCTGCGCGGGCCACTCAAGATCGCCTGA
- the rsmD gene encoding 16S rRNA (guanine(966)-N(2))-methyltransferase RsmD — MTNKYIRIVGGQYRRTPIAVIDAAGLRPTPDRVRETLFNWLHYFWDGDFAGKSALDLFAGSGALGFEAASRGVAHVQMVERDKAALAALRAVRDKLGASQIRIHAGDAMEVLRRMDASRYDLVLLDPPFNQGWLERVAPLLPGVLAEDALVYVESEAELSQDVLPAPQFEMLRNDRAGAVHYALLRFAAMRK, encoded by the coding sequence ATGACGAACAAGTATATTCGCATCGTCGGCGGCCAATACCGGCGCACGCCGATTGCAGTGATCGACGCGGCCGGACTGCGGCCGACACCGGACCGGGTCCGCGAAACCCTGTTCAACTGGCTGCACTATTTCTGGGATGGCGACTTCGCCGGCAAAAGCGCGCTGGACCTGTTCGCCGGCAGCGGCGCGCTGGGCTTCGAGGCCGCCTCGCGCGGCGTCGCGCACGTGCAGATGGTGGAACGCGACAAGGCCGCCCTCGCCGCCCTGCGCGCCGTCCGCGACAAGCTGGGCGCCAGCCAGATACGCATCCATGCCGGCGACGCCATGGAAGTCCTGCGCCGCATGGACGCCTCGCGCTACGACCTGGTGCTGCTGGATCCGCCCTTCAACCAGGGCTGGCTGGAACGAGTCGCCCCCCTGCTGCCGGGTGTCCTGGCCGAGGACGCGCTGGTGTACGTCGAGAGCGAAGCCGAGCTGTCGCAGGACGTGCTGCCAGCCCCACAATTCGAAATGTTGCGTAATGACCGTGCCGGCGCTGTCCACTATGCGCTACTTCGGTTTGCTGCAATGCGGAAATAG
- a CDS encoding YfhL family 4Fe-4S dicluster ferredoxin encodes MALKITEECINCDVCEPQCPNEAISMGDEYYVIDPDKCTECVGHHDEPQCKVVCPVECIEIHPQWQEGQDALMAKYRRLTGHA; translated from the coding sequence ATGGCTCTGAAGATCACCGAAGAATGCATCAACTGCGACGTATGCGAGCCGCAGTGTCCCAACGAAGCCATTTCGATGGGCGATGAGTATTACGTCATCGATCCCGACAAGTGCACGGAATGCGTGGGGCATCATGACGAGCCGCAGTGCAAGGTGGTCTGTCCGGTGGAATGCATAGAGATCCATCCGCAGTGGCAGGAAGGCCAGGACGCGCTGATGGCGAAATACCGCCGCCTGACCGGACATGCCTGA